From a region of the Streptacidiphilus albus JL83 genome:
- a CDS encoding histidine kinase, producing MDEQSVPTSRSGSRVPDDGQHREHADEAAALGLPTLAVALARVEDGIAVVDAGGRFVYANPAACRMLGRSLDRLRGRELLGMLEAVGQTTLPGSFPWDPADAPAPFLCGVGGGGGVGAAGHEVTCSVFATDIDGASHWVAVLRDLGGGRAMKRTAAALAQTTAQLVGAGTVDEILRGIARHAVESTTATACGIVVVGEDHKLAAAGGFGFPDRARSMGAWTASSVTLDEMPGGAQVLTGRSVYMPDARSAMGAAPATKAFAATMDSLDWQGSYYAPLSWEGEVFGVFGVHLPSGAASPNADVCAFYDILANQVSVAVTNARLAASLERTRLARELHDSISQALFSMTMHARAAQLAMTKAELDATGPLGRSVAQLAELTRGTLAEMRALIFELRPGALAEEGLVSALRKQGAALTAREQVPITVVGPERRLDLGAGVEEHLYRIALEALNNVVKHARAEQVAVHVTVEGGALRIVVSDDGAGFEPDAEHSGSMGLSTMAERARAVGAQFIVTSERGNGTVVTVTLPHSPRDRTEEGTDHAH from the coding sequence GTGGACGAACAGTCCGTGCCGACGAGCAGGTCCGGCAGCCGGGTCCCCGATGACGGTCAGCACCGGGAGCACGCCGACGAGGCCGCCGCTCTGGGCCTGCCGACCCTGGCGGTGGCACTGGCCCGGGTCGAGGACGGGATAGCCGTCGTCGATGCCGGTGGTCGCTTCGTCTATGCCAACCCTGCGGCGTGCCGGATGCTGGGCCGATCGCTCGACCGACTGCGCGGCCGCGAACTCCTGGGCATGCTGGAGGCCGTCGGGCAGACGACGCTGCCGGGCTCCTTCCCCTGGGACCCTGCGGACGCGCCGGCGCCGTTCCTTTGCGGCGTGGGCGGCGGAGGCGGCGTGGGTGCGGCCGGTCACGAGGTCACCTGCTCCGTCTTCGCCACCGACATCGACGGCGCCTCGCACTGGGTGGCGGTCCTGCGCGACCTCGGCGGTGGACGCGCCATGAAGCGCACCGCGGCGGCACTCGCGCAGACCACGGCCCAGCTCGTCGGAGCCGGGACGGTGGACGAGATCCTGCGGGGCATCGCCCGCCATGCCGTCGAGAGCACCACCGCGACCGCCTGCGGAATCGTGGTGGTCGGCGAGGACCACAAGCTGGCTGCGGCGGGAGGCTTCGGGTTCCCGGACCGCGCCCGGAGCATGGGCGCGTGGACCGCCAGCTCGGTCACCCTCGACGAGATGCCCGGCGGGGCCCAGGTGTTGACCGGCAGGTCGGTGTACATGCCCGATGCCCGCTCGGCCATGGGCGCCGCCCCGGCCACCAAGGCCTTCGCCGCCACCATGGACAGCCTGGACTGGCAGGGCTCCTACTACGCTCCGCTCTCCTGGGAGGGAGAGGTGTTCGGAGTGTTCGGGGTGCACCTGCCCTCGGGCGCGGCCAGTCCCAACGCGGATGTGTGCGCCTTCTACGACATCCTCGCCAACCAGGTCTCGGTGGCGGTGACCAACGCCCGGCTGGCAGCCTCGCTGGAGCGCACCCGCCTCGCCCGTGAGCTGCACGACTCGATCAGTCAGGCCCTTTTCTCCATGACCATGCACGCCAGGGCCGCGCAGCTGGCGATGACCAAGGCGGAGTTGGACGCGACGGGGCCGTTGGGCCGGTCGGTCGCCCAGCTCGCCGAGCTGACCCGGGGCACCCTGGCGGAGATGCGGGCCCTCATCTTCGAGCTGCGTCCCGGGGCGCTGGCCGAGGAGGGACTGGTGTCGGCCCTGCGCAAGCAGGGCGCGGCCCTGACCGCCCGGGAACAGGTGCCGATCACGGTGGTCGGGCCCGAACGGCGGCTGGATCTCGGGGCCGGGGTCGAGGAGCACCTCTACCGCATCGCCCTGGAGGCTCTCAACAACGTGGTCAAGCACGCCCGGGCCGAGCAGGTGGCAGTGCACGTCACCGTCGAGGGCGGCGCACTGCGGATCGTGGTGAGCGACGACGGCGCCGGCTTCGAACCCGACGCCGAGCACTCGGGTTCGATGGGACTCTCCACCATGGCCGAGCGTGCCCGGGCCGTCGGCGCCCAGTTCATCGTCACCAGCGAACGGGGCAACGGCACCGTCGTCACGGTGACGCTGCCGCACAGTCCGCGGGACCGCACCGAGGAAGGCACCGACCATGCCCACTGA
- a CDS encoding response regulator, with translation MARSGFPLETPNKGDDPVPDRGGPLHRALRPIRLLLVDRDARVRGAIHETITFESDLTLVAEAADAAAALALADRTSPAVALVDLLLPDIGTGLALVHSLSRRPGCAVVAMSGRGGLREAALAAGAFALVDKSGDIDAILNTVRASVGT, from the coding sequence ATGGCACGTTCTGGGTTCCCTCTCGAAACACCCAACAAGGGTGATGACCCCGTCCCCGACCGCGGCGGGCCGCTCCACCGGGCGCTTCGCCCCATCCGTCTGCTGCTGGTGGACCGGGACGCCCGGGTCAGGGGCGCCATCCACGAGACGATCACCTTTGAGAGCGACCTGACCCTGGTGGCCGAGGCCGCCGACGCTGCGGCCGCACTGGCCCTGGCCGACCGCACCAGCCCGGCGGTCGCCCTGGTGGACCTGCTTCTCCCCGACATCGGGACCGGCCTCGCACTGGTGCACAGCCTGAGCCGGAGGCCCGGCTGCGCGGTCGTGGCCATGAGCGGGCGCGGCGGCCTGCGCGAGGCCGCCCTGGCCGCGGGGGCCTTCGCCCTCGTCGACAAGAGCGGAGACATCGACGCCATCCTGAACACGGTTCGGGCCTCGGTGGGGACCTAG
- a CDS encoding DUF1453 family protein: MFEIVLIIAAVCYVMFRRVAGEPAQAKRMLLLPAVLVALGLSDVSGAGHDPAALAFLIGTAAVSIALGALRGLSTRLSEQGGIAYVHYTAATVVLWLLSLAAKFGLNFVFQAADPHAAAAAGNSLLLTLGAGMLVEGAVTLNRAVGSTSRVLWSKGKDGRPHTTSPFLDELQSRRANR; encoded by the coding sequence GTGTTCGAAATCGTATTGATCATCGCCGCCGTCTGCTACGTCATGTTCCGTCGCGTCGCCGGAGAACCGGCGCAGGCCAAGCGGATGCTGCTGCTGCCCGCAGTCCTGGTGGCGCTGGGACTCTCGGACGTGTCGGGCGCCGGACACGATCCCGCCGCCCTGGCGTTCCTGATCGGCACCGCGGCGGTCAGCATCGCCCTGGGCGCCCTGCGCGGCCTGAGCACCCGGCTCTCCGAACAGGGCGGCATCGCCTACGTGCACTACACCGCAGCGACCGTCGTCCTGTGGCTGCTGAGCCTGGCAGCCAAGTTCGGGCTGAACTTCGTCTTCCAGGCCGCCGACCCGCATGCCGCCGCGGCGGCCGGCAACAGTCTGCTGCTGACCCTGGGTGCGGGCATGCTCGTCGAAGGCGCCGTCACGCTCAACCGGGCCGTGGGCTCCACCAGCCGGGTCCTCTGGTCCAAGGGCAAGGACGGTCGCCCGCACACCACCTCCCCGTTCCTGGACGAGCTGCAGAGCCGCCGGGCGAACCGCTGA
- a CDS encoding response regulator, whose product MPTDSQPAHPFRVFLVDDHRVVRSGVSAYLAMVEDIEVVGEASDGQQALDRMAVLEPADALPDVVLMDLVMPGMDGITATRQIKARWPAVEVVAVTSFVEESKVRGALEAGAAGYLLKDADADELAAAIRAAVSGRMHLDPAVARILADSTRASQQTGDSLTRRQHQVLLLIAEGASNRQIAETLVVSERTARTHVSDILARLGLASRTQAALWAVQEGLVPGPRPGR is encoded by the coding sequence ATGCCCACTGACTCCCAGCCCGCCCATCCGTTCCGGGTCTTCCTGGTCGACGACCACCGCGTCGTGCGCAGCGGAGTCTCCGCCTACCTGGCCATGGTCGAGGACATCGAGGTGGTCGGTGAGGCCTCGGACGGGCAGCAGGCCCTGGACCGCATGGCCGTCCTCGAACCCGCCGACGCCCTGCCCGACGTGGTGCTGATGGACCTGGTGATGCCGGGCATGGACGGCATCACCGCCACCCGGCAGATCAAGGCGCGCTGGCCCGCCGTCGAGGTGGTGGCCGTGACCAGCTTCGTGGAGGAGAGCAAGGTGCGTGGCGCGCTGGAGGCCGGTGCGGCCGGCTACCTGCTGAAGGACGCCGACGCCGACGAGCTCGCCGCCGCCATCCGGGCGGCCGTCTCCGGCCGGATGCACCTCGATCCGGCCGTGGCCAGAATCCTGGCCGACTCGACCCGGGCCTCGCAGCAGACCGGCGACAGTCTGACCCGGAGGCAGCACCAGGTGCTCCTGCTGATCGCCGAGGGAGCGTCGAACCGCCAGATCGCCGAGACCCTGGTGGTGAGCGAGCGCACCGCCCGCACCCACGTCTCGGACATCCTCGCCCGTCTGGGACTGGCCTCCCGTACCCAGGCCGCCCTGTGGGCGGTGCAGGAGGGCCTGGTGCCGGGCCCGCGACCGGGCCGCTGA
- a CDS encoding alpha/beta hydrolase translates to MRVRRGAPEPGRAPTPTVPPPFDPELGAVLAALGEGWREPVTPDNLAARQQRDAATRPRPTAEDLRGDGRFEVAELCVPGPPGAPDVTLVSARPSGLDGPLPLLYYLHGGAMLMGNAWSVLPRILREWALPLGLAVVSAEYRLAPHTRYPGPLEDCWAGLTWAAGHAAELGVDADRVVIGGKSAGGGLAAALALLTRDRGGPVPLGQLLLSPMLDDRGSTFSCQQLTGVDVWDLTSNATAWQAALGDRHGAADLPGYAAPARATDLSGLPPAYVEVGSAEMFRDEGVAYANAIWQAGGQAELHVWPGACHGFDGLAPQAALSRDARDARTRWLRRLLTRSGPGSRPAAD, encoded by the coding sequence ATGAGGGTGCGCCGCGGGGCGCCGGAGCCCGGCCGGGCTCCGACGCCGACGGTACCGCCGCCCTTCGATCCGGAACTGGGTGCGGTGCTGGCGGCCCTGGGCGAGGGGTGGCGCGAGCCGGTCACCCCGGACAATCTCGCGGCCCGGCAGCAGCGGGATGCCGCGACCCGGCCTCGGCCGACGGCCGAGGACCTTCGCGGCGACGGCCGGTTCGAGGTGGCGGAGCTCTGCGTGCCGGGGCCTCCGGGCGCGCCGGACGTCACCCTCGTCAGCGCGCGGCCGTCCGGGCTCGACGGGCCGCTGCCGCTGCTGTACTACCTGCACGGAGGCGCGATGCTCATGGGCAACGCGTGGTCGGTGCTGCCCCGGATCCTCCGCGAGTGGGCCCTCCCGCTGGGGCTGGCGGTCGTCTCGGCGGAGTACCGGCTGGCGCCGCACACGCGGTACCCGGGGCCGCTGGAGGACTGCTGGGCCGGGCTCACCTGGGCCGCCGGGCACGCGGCCGAACTGGGCGTCGACGCCGACCGCGTCGTCATCGGCGGGAAGAGCGCGGGCGGCGGGCTGGCCGCGGCCCTCGCCCTGCTGACCCGTGACCGCGGCGGTCCCGTGCCCCTCGGGCAACTGCTCCTGAGCCCGATGCTGGACGACCGGGGCAGCACCTTCTCCTGTCAGCAGCTGACCGGCGTCGACGTCTGGGACCTCACCTCCAACGCGACCGCGTGGCAGGCGGCCCTGGGCGACCGCCACGGCGCCGCAGACCTGCCCGGCTATGCGGCCCCCGCCCGCGCCACGGACCTCTCCGGGCTCCCACCGGCCTATGTCGAGGTGGGGTCGGCCGAGATGTTCCGGGACGAGGGCGTGGCCTACGCGAACGCCATCTGGCAGGCCGGCGGCCAGGCGGAGCTGCATGTCTGGCCCGGCGCCTGTCACGGCTTCGACGGCTTGGCCCCGCAGGCGGCACTCAGCCGGGACGCCCGCGACGCCCGCACCCGCTGGCTCCGGCGCCTCCTCACCCGGTCCGGCCCGGGCAGCCGGCCTGCTGCCGACTGA